DNA from Tursiops truncatus isolate mTurTru1 chromosome 8, mTurTru1.mat.Y, whole genome shotgun sequence:
TAAACTGACTGGTGTGTTTGCTCCTCGTCCATCTACCAGTCCCCACAAGCTGAGGGAATGTCTCCCCCTAATTATTTTCCTAAGGAACAGACTTAAATATGCCCTAACAGGAGATGAAGTAAAGAAGATCTGCATGCAGCGTTTCATTAAGATTGATGGCAAGGTCCGCACTGATATAACCTACCCTGTTGGTTTTATGGATGTCATCAGCATTGACAAGACTGGAGAGAATTTTCGTCTGATCTATGACACCAAGGGTCGCTTTGCTGTTCATCGTATTACACCTGAGGAGGCCGAGTATAAGTTATGCAAAGTGAGAAAGATCTTTGTGGGGACAAAAGGAATCCCTCATCTGGTGACCCATGATGCTCGCACCATCCGCTACCCTGATCCCCTCATCAAGGTGAATGACACCATTCAGATTGATTTGGAGACTGGCAAGATTACTGATTTCATCAAATTTGACACTGGTAACCTGTGCATGGTGACTGGAGGTGCTAACCTGGGAAGAATTGGTGTGATCACTAACCGGGAGAGACATCCTGGTGCTTTTGATGTAGTTCATGTGAAAGATGCCAACGGCAATAGCTTTGCCACCCAGCTCTCCAACATTTTCGTTATTGGCAAAGGCGAAAAACCATGGATCTCTCTTCCTCGTGGAAAGGGTGTCCACCTTACCATTGCTGAGGAGAGAGACAAGAGACTGGCGGCCAAACAGAGCAGTGGAGAAAATGATCTCTAAGTGATGTGATTGGGAAAGTCTTTGTACTTAGAAATAACGCTACATAATTAAACGCCTctttagtgttaaaaaaaaaaaaagaaacttgctcTATGGTAACTCAGTTCTAATGCTGCTTTCTAATTTGAGGATGAAAAAGGACTCCCCTTTCCAAACTTGCTATAAGACCCATTTTTCTTAGacttttgagttttaattttgtcTCTAGTTAGCACCTTTAActgtacaaatttttttctttctttttttttttttttgcggtacgcgggcctctcaccgttgtggcctctcccgctgcggagcacaggctccggacgctcaggctcagcggccatggctcacgtgcccagccgctccgcggcatgtgggatcttcccggaccggggcacgaacccgcgtgccttgcatcggcaggcggactctcaaccactgcgccaccagggaagcccaatagtacAAATTTTTGTTTGAGATCATTTACTCTTTTCATGGAAGTGTGATAACCAGAATCTAGATttctgctatttaaaaatatctctctaAATGTCTACATTTCCGTAGATATTTTGTACCTTTTCTGTTGAGTGAAATGAGTAAGAAAAAAGCTTCCTTAAATAACATTTCCAGATTTGAGTGCGAGGGTCTGTGAGAAGAATCTGCTTTAATGGCCTGTTTACTGCTAACTACCATGATGTTTTCTGCACAGAGTACTTCTGACACTTAATGTGTGGGTTttccaccaagcaattctccaatgCTGTGGGGACACCAACTGGATGTCCTACAATTTCATTCAGTTCTAAAACTACCTGGGGTtgcacagaccccacaggttaagtaagggctcagtctcacagACTGTTCCCCACTTCACACAACAATCTCAAGTAGTGGATCTGCAAGTTACCCACACTTTTGAGTTGGCTAAAGATTaggggttcccacaaccccctcctcaggtttgaaTTTGCTATaacagctcatagaactcagggAAATACTTTACATACTATTATCAGTTcattataaaggatattataaagcatacaaatgaacagccagatgaagaggtacatagggtGAGGTTCCAAGTGCAGAGTCTTATGACCCTGTGGACTTGAGGTGTGACATCTGCTTGGCAAATGGATGTGTTCATcagcctggaagctctccaaaccctgttGATTAGGATTTGTATGGTGTTTCCATTAGATAGGCATGatcactggccattggtgattaCTCAGGCTTCAGCTCCTCTCCCTCTGGAGGCCGAGGGGTGGCGCTGAAagttccaaactcctaattactCAGGTTCTTCTGGCAACAAGTCTTCATCCTGgaacccacccacccccacccaggtcACCTTGTTAACATACAAAATGACACTCTTTACTCTAGAGATTCCAAAGGTTTTAGAAGCTCTTGTTCCAGGAAAGTGGAATGAAGAccaaattccttccttccttctgttggcTGCACCGCAtatgggttcttagttccctggctaggggattgaacccgtgctccctgcagggGAAGTgcggagtcataaccactggaccacccgggaagtcccaaatacatatttcttatatcGCAGTATCACAGCCTGGTATTGCAGCACCTCTGGGAACATGTGTTATTGGGGACTTATAATGGTTCAAAAGAAGCTGTGAAAATCAGGCTGTGGTAATCACTGATTGTAAGGAAaaagtttatttcctttctcagatTGGTTACATTCTAGTTAGCATTTCATTAGTGTAACAGtttctattttgaaatagaaaagagGGTTTCCCTTCTTAGtgatgtattttacttttttttttttaatttgtctttagtTTATCTGTAGTCCAAATTATTTTACAGAGAGTTGTTGAAATTAACCACTTTAGGTCCAGAGTGAGTGGTTATTTCAAATTCAGGTTTCTGTTATATTCCATTCTTGTCCCTAAATGTCTACTTCTCAACACTATATACCCCCTTTTCACCTtactgaatataaaattttttttgaaaaaggtaGTCAGGCATCTATTTCCCTGCATGGAGCCCTAAGAggatttttcctataattgacCCAAAAGGGAGCACAGGCAGGAGCAGGGGCAGATGTGGGTGGAGCTATTCAAATACCGAGTCACTTGCCTTGAGGGAATGAAGGAAGAGTTTCTGTTCAGGAAGTGCATATTGAAATCTAAGATCCCAACATCTCATTATGTGTCTTTAGGGCTCTGGTAACATTTAGCCATTTTGAATGCCTGTGAAAATCAAAAGTGCTTGAGAGCTTCGTTTATTAATACATTTGCTTATgcaaatatattaatacattgtcttatattaaatacaaatatatttgtataaatacatttataagacAGGATTTGAAATACTGAATGCAGGATCAAGAACTGGcacattttggggcttccctggtggcgcagtggttgagagtccgcctgccgatgcaggggacacgggttcgtgccccagtccgggaagatcccacatgccgcggagctgctgggtccgtgagccatggccgctgagcctgcgcgtccggagcctgtgctccgcaacgggagaggccacaacagtgagaggcccgcgtaccgcaaaaaaaaaaaaaaaaaaaaaagagctggcaCATTTTAAGTCTGGATGGAGACTTGGAACCATTTCCAACTTGTTTAGAGAACTGTGTGATAGCAGGCAGGagaagtttctgtttttctttaagtggAGATACTGTAATTATATTAACCAGGCTACAGAGTTTATGCCAGCATCTAGCTGGACAAGGAGGATAGGGAGATGTAAGAGCTAAGAAAATTGCCCAAGTGCTTCTGGCCTAGAAAACTGGAAGAATGCCAGTGTCACTCACTGAACTGTGATATTGAGCAGGGGGATTGAGGAGGAGAGGCTATAGGGGATTGTGGGAATGGCAAGATAAGATTAATTTTGAATAAGTAGAAATATAGAACTAACTAAAGATGAACAAAGATCTGGGGGTCCTTTAGTAGATTTGAGAATAAATGGGGCCCTTGAGGGACTGAGGACGTGTACAGCGTTTTACTattatcagtttattataaaggatgcaactcaggaacagccaaatggaagaatGCATAGGGCAAGGAGTGGGGGTGTTTGTGCCGCCTTACCCGCACCCTGATGTGTTCACCAACTCGGAAACTGTGAACCCTATCATTTAGGGGTTTTTAATGGAGGTTTCATTATGTAGGTATGAGTGATTAAATCATTGCCATTGGTGATTAACCCAGtctctagcccctctccccttcccagaggtTGGGGGGAACCTTCCAACCTTCCAATCATGACTTTCTGATAACCAGCCCCCATCTTCAAGTTTTCTAGAAGTCCACCAAGAGTGgcctcattaaaacaaaagacattCCTATCACCCACGAGATTCTAAGGGAGTTAGGAGCTCTCTGTCAGGAACTAGGGACAAAGAccgaatatatatatgtattttaattgtgTTACAGTTACCcatgtggaaaaaaaattagataggCTCTCTACCTTATGCCATAAGTAAACATAAACTAAAGATTGATTAAGGATTGCAATGTCAAAAATAAAACCTTCCTTTTTTTGTGTAGAAAATATAGATGAGTATCTTTCAGGCCTTGAAGtaaggaaagatttaaaaaataggacattaaagtccgtcgacagatgaatggataaagaagatgtggcacatatatacaatagaatattactcatccataaaaagaaacaaaattgagttatttgtagtgaggtggctggacctagaatctgtcatacagagtgaagtaagtcagaaggagaaaaacaaataccgtatgctaacacatatatatggaatctaaaaaaaaaaaatggttctgaagaacctagggggaggacaggaataaagacgcagatgtagagaatggacttaagaaCAAGGGGAGGgggcaagctgggatgaagtgagagtgtggcattgatatatatacactaccaaatgtaatatggctagtgggaagcagccgcatagcacagggagatcagctcggtgctttgtgaccgcctagaggggtggggtagggagggtgggagggagatgcaagagggagaggatatggggatatggggatataagtatacttatagctgattcacttggttatacagcagaaactaacacaacaatgtaaagcaatttactccaataaagatgttgaaaaaaaaaataggacactaaaaacccccaaaaccagaGTATACAAGAAAAGActgagagagagatatatatatatatatatttaaagaaaaaaattttttttggctgcgccacgtatcttgtggggtcttagttccttgACTAGGGATCGCACTCACGCcatcagcagtgaaagtgcagagtcctaaccactggactgccagggaattcccaagactgatatacatgtgtatatttaataatatataaatatataactgatatatatatatttaatatatacatatatattaaataatacaggccctttatttatttgcttttttaatattttatttatttatttatttggctgctccgggtcttagttgtggcatgtgggatcttttagttgcggcatgcgggatctttagttgcggcatgtgggatctttagttgtggcatgtgggatcttttagttgtggcatgtgggatctttagttgcagcatgcaggatctttagttgtggcacgcaggatctagttcactgagcagggatcgaacctgggccccttgcattgggaatgtggagtcttaaccactggatcaccagggaagtcccgagactgatatatatatatatttttaaatttattttattttattgatttatttttggctgtgttgggtcttcgttgctacacatgggctttctctggttgtggcgagtgggggctactcttcgttgcggtgcaggggcttctcattgtagtggcctctcttgttgtggatcacgggctctaggtgtgtgggctttggtagttgtgtcttgtgggctcagcagttgtggctcgcaggctctagagtgcaggctcagtagttgtggcgcacaaacttagttgcttcgtggcatgtgggatcttctgggaccagggctcgaacccgtgtcctctgcattggcaggcggattaccGAGACTGATATATTTTTGATGGATAACTTTTGTTCATCAAAGGACACCtgagggacttccgtggtggcgcagtggttaagaatctgcctgcaatgcaggggatacggtttgagccctggtcccggaacatcccacatgctgcggagcaactaagcccgggcaacacagctactgaacctgcgctctggagaccgcgagccacaactactgagcccacgtttcacaactactgaagcccgcgtgcctagagcctgtgctctgcaataggggaagccacccaatgagaagcccgcacaccgcaacgaagagtagcccccgctcaccgcaactagagaaagcccgtgtgcagcaacgaagacccaacacagccaataaacaaataaatttattaacaaaaaaaaaagacacctgagTGCCCATATCTtgatttctaataccattctccaataaaagggaccagggctccttggagaaatggctgattctagggctggggcCCTAGAGAAtatacaagatgaacctggagcATCTTGCAGTGCCAGAAAGCAGAGTAGTGTTACAaaaagggcgggggggggggggaggggggaatgtaTTAAAAGGACACAGTGGCCAGACTGAAAGAGCTCacagtggccaaagctggaataaTTTGAGCAGCAAAGCAATATAGTGTTGGATtctaacccaaagtataaaataagtatccaagaatacatacatatgttgacttatactgatataaataaatgaatagataaataaataaataagggaaaagaGACAAATCTTCCAtacagaaaaatcccaaataatttATGAAGATACTCCCAGCTCTGGGAGGCAGAGCTTAACCTCATACCTCTTGAGTGTGGCTACACTTAGTGACTTTCTTCTAAAGAATGTGATGATAGAAAGTTTTGAGGAGCAGTGGAGATGGGGAAGATGACAATACCCAACAGTATTGCGTGACTAGAACTGCAGAAGGAGCTGACATTGGAGTACTTTGGTGATCGTTTAAGGAATCATTTAATCTCTTATTACCAATTAGCCTTTTGATGAGATCAGTATTCTGTCTCTGATCAGTTgaatatcttttgtttttaaagttgagatttttttttttttaaagttgaatttgtttttttgtttgttttttggctgcgttgggtctttgttgctgcgtgtgggctttctctagttgcggcgggtgggggctactctttgttgcggtgcacgggcttctcattgtggtggcttctcttgttgcggagtacgggctctaggagcgcgggcttcagtagtcgtggctcgtgggctctagagcgcaggctcagtagttgtggtgccgggcttagttgctccacggcatgtgggatcttcctggaccacggctggaacctgtgtcccctgcattgtcaggcagattcttaaccactgcgccaccagtggttaagaaactgatcagggaagtcctgatcaATTGAATATATGATGTCATCTATCCAAGGGTAATATGTTAAAAGTACTTCTCTAACTCTTCCATAACTTGATCTGCTGTATCTCTGGTGTTTCTCTTTTAATACTTGGTTGCATTAGAGAGAATGGCTTGCTGCAGTGTTATTCATTTGTCCATTGTGAGTATGATACTTTtcagatgttttcatttctcttcttctaaGAGAAGGCTTTGGTTGGCGTTTCCTTTACTCTTTCTGGCTTTTATTCCCCCTCACGTTCCTCACCCTTCACTAAGACAGCTCTGACAGTTCTCTTCAGCAGCCAGTGCCCCTTCTGCAGGATTTGTAGTAAAGTAATATTTCAACATCGCTTCTTCTAATAACAGCGGCCAAGTGGGCCCCTGTGGTTGGGGTCAGCCTCCTCCTCTGCTTTCATCTCAGCTGCACTTTGGCTTCCAAATGCTTGGTTCCTTAACTTCAGCCGTCATCCATTTTTCAAATGGCTAAACTCAAGGCTGATGGGTAGTTTAGAGGCAGAGCCTGAATGCTTTTTTTCTGGGTGTTTTGGAATTATGTCTTCAGCTTTGGCAGCGTTGCCGTGTCTGTTGGACAGTCTCCTAAGTTTCTAACTATCCTCCCATCTTTGCTCtgtctttggaattttttttttaacacactgagggggaaaaaacttCCATatcttttggctaagatcaagtaaTCCTCACTTGTTGGGAAACAGGTGACATGAATTTTTTCAACAGGGGATTAGAAAGGAACTTTCTCTGTGCACTTGGCCCTCTGAACTTCAgggccccacccccatcttctgAGTGAGTGTAAAGTCCTGAAGGCTTGTGGCCTCATTATTTCGTCCTTATTGGCCTCTGGACTCTTGAACTGCTTTTTTCCTTGCTTTGTCCCAGCCTTTTCTTGAAGGCTAAATTCTTCTTGAACACATTATATACTTTGAATTCTATAGTAAATACTAAGTTTTATATTTAGCAACATGCATTGTAGGATCTGAGGATCTCGAGTCACCTTCAGTCCTCTTCTCTGCAGTCTTGCCCTGTTGCTTTTCTGTCCTCTCCTTCACCCagatttattctttgttttatttgattgAACAGTTAcaagttttggtttgttttcctaCATAAACAGCTTCATCTTGATACCATACAGTGTTGTTTAAATTCCTTTTCACTTTTATCCCTTTACCTTCACATGCtacttttgtttttgcattttattatttatttattcatttatttattttgcggtacgcgggcctctcactgttgtggcctctcccgttgcggagcgcaggctccggacgcgcaggctcagcggccatggctcacgggcccagccgctccgcggcatgtgggatcttcccggaccggggcacgaacccgcgtcctctgcatcggcaggcggactcaaccactgcgccaccagggaagccctgcattttatttttttaattaaaaatttttaatacaattttaaaggttactttccatttcagctattaaaaaatattggctatattccccatgtcgTATAGTACATCCTGGAGCCAATCttatacccagtagtttgtatctcctgCTCCctcacccctatattgcccctcccgcCACTGGTAACCACGTTTGTtttctctatctgtgagtctgcttcttttttgttgtataatatttactagtttgttgtatattttagattccacatataagggatatcatacagtatttttctttttctgacttatttcacgtcgcataatgccctccaagttccttccacattgctgcaaatggcaaaatttccttctttcttatggctgagtagtattccattatgtgtgtatacatgtatatgtgtgtatatatgtatatatgacgtcttctttatccatttatctgttgatgacacttaggttgcctccatatctttgcaattgtaaatagtgctgctatgaacactgaggtgcacatttcttttcaaatacatGCTACTTCTGTTGAATTATTTCTAAGAAGGGAGCAATTTGGGTTTGATTGATAATAGTTCATCCACTCGTTTACCAAACACTTAcaaagtgcctactgtgtgctaccCCTGAGCAGGCACGTCCATGAACAAATAGCACGAGGCCCCTGCCACTCGTCTTGAAGCGCCGACACTCAGACAAGGAAATGTAATGAACAAATGAGACGTGAATTGTAGAAGAGAGAGGTGCACAGTGGATGGAAAGTAATCCTTTCGGGGGAGTTGAGAAAAGCTATCATTTGAGCTAGGTCTGGAAGGAATTGGAGCTTATGAGGCAGGGTGGCAGAACAGGAAGGGCAGAACACAGAGGGAATGGCATGTACAAAGATGCAGAGGCCTGACAAAGCTGGGTGTGTTGTGGGACTAACGGGTGTTTGAAGGCTGATGTTGCTGGAGGGTGGTCCCTGTGGCAGGTGTGGTGGGTGATAAACTTGGGAAGGTAAGTTGTTAGCTTATTTACCGCATGCAGGAGGGATTTGTTTCATCTTTCTGGAGCCATGGGGGGCTGTGAGTAAGATACTATGTGTATGTATGGGGGTGTTATGTTGGACTATCTCAAGGAGAGTGTCTGACCCCACAGTCCTTAACTTTGAGCTTTCATGCTGGTGATAAAGTCTGTTCACAGCCCCTGGTTGGCATGCCCAGGGCACCCTGGACTCCTTATCATCATTGAGCACAGGTCTGAACTCCAACCTCTACCCGCTTGCCTGGGGTGAGGGATGGGGATGGGCTCTGGTACGAAGAAGGAAGGGGAATGGCACGGGATgagccttttcactctcttggcTCTCCTTTGGtaccttttctatttcttcagatCTTGGCTTCTGCTTTCTTCCAAATACACAGCTATCTTGGCTTCCAGcccaggtgggagagggagaaagaactTATTTCCTTCAGCGCCTCTCTGAAAATAACCCAGCTGGCAGTGCGCAGGAACAAGAAGTTCCTGAGAGTGTTGGCACCTCATGGTGTTGATGTCCGGCAGTCCCTGCTGTGAATTGTCTCATTCTCAATCCAAGGACCTCTGTGGGGAGAAGTTGGGTGGTTTTCAAGGCCTCTGCAGTACCAGCTGCCTCCAAGGCCTAGCATAGTGAAGGGGTAAGGGAGGTAAGGGAACCATGGCACCGTGGGGAGATTGGGCTAATGTGTGGGAGGCCCTGCAAGGAGGGGAAGATTCTGGCCATGGCAATCTTCTGATCTGGTGTAAGGAGAAGGTGGGGGCCTCTAACTGAGGCCCAGCCCCAGAATGTTGTCAGCCCCGAGGCTGTCCATCCATCTCTTTTGGATGTCAGGTTCCTAGCTGCCCGACATCCTGGGGCcagaaagtgggggtggggtagggtaaGATGGGGAGTGTCAGCAACTGTGCTGTCCAAACAGATTTATCATAAAATATCATGGGGAAGGCTAGATTAGGGTTAATTCACTAAAGTTAATAAAGCACAGTACTGTagtgggcactcagtaaatagtTGCCGCATGATGAATTAATTGAACTAAATTCAAGATATCTTGAAAGAGTGGGAGTAGCCCTGCGGGGAATCGGAGGTCCAGCGCCAAGTCCCAGAGGCCTGAGAAGACAAGGTCTGGTGGGGGAAAGGGCTGAGTTGAGTTTGATTGGCTCTGAGAGTACAAGTGGCCATGCGAAGTTGGGAAGACCAGGCGGTGGCctgagccctgggccaggggcaAATGGAGGGTGGTGTCCAGGGAAGTCACAAACCTTCGGTGTGGGCAAAGAAGGGCCTCGGGACCCCCCCGCAGTTCTGGATATCCCCTTTGGCCCACTTTCCGGCAGCGCGAGGGACCAGCGGGGACCTGAGGCAGGACAAAGCACAGACCCTGCCCACCTAAAGGTGGCTCCGTGCTCAGCGTTCTTTGTGTCCGAACCTTAGGGCTAGACTGTTCGAGGTGAGGAATTCGACCACACGGCCGTCGGAAGCGAGTTCCCAATATTATTCCCTCGGCCGCCGCCCACCCTTTCAGTCCCTGGAAGAGCAATCCAGGATGTTCCACTTTAAGgggcgggccggggcggggctcCCGTGCCCAGTCCCAGAGACCGCGCCCGCCCGGCCGCAGACGCGGTCGTGGAAGCTGAGCGGAGTCACGGAAACCTGGGAGACTgttgtggggccgggaggtccgGGCAGCTATCCAGCCACCAGCTGACCGCAGGCTGCGTCGTGTTGCCGGTTTCGCAGGCACCATGAGCCAGGACGCCGAGGTGGACATGAAGGAAGTGGAGCTGAACGAGCTGGAACCCGAGAAGCAGCCGATGAACGCGGCGTCGGGGGCGGCTGTGGCCGTGGCCGTGGCGGGCGGCACCGAGAAGAATGGTCTGGTGAAGATCAAGGTGGCCGACGACGAGGCGGACGCGGCGGCCGCGGCCAAGTTCACAGGCCTGTCTAAAGAGGAGCTGCTGAAGGTGGCAGGCAGGCCTGGCTGGGTACGCACCCGCTGGGCGCTGCTGCTGCTCTTCTGGCTCGGCTGGCTGGGCATGCTGGCGGGCGCCGTGGTCATCATCGTTCGGGCGCCGCGCTGCCGCGAGCTGCCCGCAATGAGCTGGTGGCACAAGGGCGCCCTCTACCGCATTGGCGACCTTCAGGCCTTCCAGGGCCGCGACGCAGGCGACCTAGTGGGTGAGTCCggggctcccccacccccaccccgcgtTCCCCTGGTTTAACTGGTCACCGGCTTCGACCCCTGTGCCCAGATTGACCCAGGTGGTTCTCCACCCTTCCTGGTACTGGTGACCGACCCCCGGGACGTagcccctccttctttcttcgAAGGAAACCGCCCCCCACTCCCTCTTTCCTGAGGGTGGCTGACTCAGCATgctcccttccccccctcccgGCGCCAGTAGCCTATCGCTGCCGGTTTCTGAAGCAATGTTCTAGTCTCCTTACAACAGCTTCTCTCGTGATCCAGCcaaaccgcccccccccccaacttcgTCTCGGGGAGAATAGGGGCGATCAGGGGCCTCAGGGAGGCGTCACTTTAAACTCTGCTTCTCCATTTCAGGCCTGAAGGGGCGGCTTGATTACTTGAGCACCCTGAAGGTAAAAGGTTTTGTGTTGGGCCCAATTCACCAGAACCAGAAGGATGACCTCACAGGGACCAACTTGGAACAGATCGCCCCCACTTTCGGCTCCAAGGAAGATTTTGACAGTCTCCTGCAATCGGCCAAGAAAAAGAGTGGGTGTCCTAGAGCTCGCGAGCAGCTAGGAAGGGCTTGGCCTTCTGGCCAGAGGAAAGGCCGGATAGCTTTACTGTCTGGTGTATTGCTGAGTGGCTCAGAGTTTTCCTAAGGCAGGTACACGGGAGGTTTGTTAGGCTTCAGCCTAAAATGGACTTGTCAGGTGGTTCAGAGACTTTCTATACTTGGACGTGCAGTTATTTAACTTCTGGGCTTCAGTGCCCTTATTTGCAAAATGTAGGTTTTTGCTAAATCAGTGGTTTTAAAGCTTGTAAAAGAGTGGatccttttgaaaaaaaatccaagtaaaaTCTTTTCTTACATTGAACAGGGTTTGCCTTGGGGGTGAGGGGCCCAGGGCCTCATAAGCTCAGCCTTCTCTGTTACACtaccctccccccgcctcccgcCCTGCCACTTGCTCATATCTCTGTTTCAAAGGAATGAGTTTTGCCAGGGTTCAAGTCTAAGCTTTCGTACCAATACGTAGGAAATACTCTGCCGACttatatttgttgatttcctcctttcccctccccccagagtcTTTCTATCAACTGCCTCCCCCTCCATTGTTCTAGGCATCCGGGTCATCCTAGACCTCACTCCCAACTACAAGGGCCAGAACCTGTGGTTCCACTCCACTCAGATTGACACTGTGGCCACCAAAGTGAAGGTGAGTGTGTTGGtgcctgtggcatgtgggagcaGGATGCTGGGGCTGTTCGGTCCTTTCACAGTGAGTTCTA
Protein-coding regions in this window:
- the LOC117313180 gene encoding small ribosomal subunit protein eS4, X isoform-like, which produces MARGPKKHLKRVAAPKHWMLDKLTGVFAPRPSTSPHKLRECLPLIIFLRNRLKYALTGDEVKKICMQRFIKIDGKVRTDITYPVGFMDVISIDKTGENFRLIYDTKGRFAVHRITPEEAEYKLCKVRKIFVGTKGIPHLVTHDARTIRYPDPLIKVNDTIQIDLETGKITDFIKFDTGNLCMVTGGANLGRIGVITNRERHPGAFDVVHVKDANGNSFATQLSNIFVIGKGEKPWISLPRGKGVHLTIAEERDKRLAAKQSSGENDL